One stretch of Labrenzia sp. CE80 DNA includes these proteins:
- a CDS encoding phytanoyl-CoA dioxygenase family protein: MRAIDILKTPFWAAELASGAKSFADNPIIGSRRLNEKGLHVARMRLAERMSDWRRGHLSKLVSEDDRRQYAEQGYICRNDVLGPEELAGLRQEVEENTFHAYDMRQGNAVTRFVPLPPEVLKDKPYLKRFVNGPLFQNTLRYVGSANADPIVYLHIVMTKPTKGKVDPQTSFHSDTFQPTAKSWFFLYDVALEDGPFNYIAGSHRLTPERAAWEQEQSVQAADARNKLHARGSFRLTAEEAKQMGFGDPVAFNVPGNSLVVADTHGFHARGKSERPSVRVGIYGSLRRNPFLPLTGLDPLSLPGIKGRQAQIHMKELQLKARWRGVKGSHRYAGKISITEPSPF, translated from the coding sequence ATGCGCGCGATAGATATTTTGAAGACACCCTTCTGGGCAGCGGAATTGGCCAGTGGCGCCAAATCCTTTGCCGACAATCCGATCATCGGCAGCCGCCGGTTGAACGAGAAAGGGCTTCATGTTGCGCGCATGCGTCTGGCGGAGCGCATGAGCGATTGGCGCCGGGGGCACCTCTCCAAGCTAGTGAGCGAGGATGACCGGCGTCAATATGCAGAGCAGGGCTATATATGCCGGAACGATGTGCTTGGCCCTGAAGAGTTGGCGGGTTTGCGGCAAGAGGTGGAAGAGAACACCTTTCACGCCTATGATATGCGGCAGGGCAATGCGGTCACGCGTTTCGTGCCTCTGCCGCCGGAAGTCCTGAAGGACAAGCCCTATCTCAAGCGCTTCGTGAACGGCCCCTTGTTCCAGAACACCTTGCGCTATGTGGGGTCTGCCAACGCAGATCCGATAGTCTATCTGCATATCGTCATGACCAAGCCCACAAAAGGCAAGGTGGATCCTCAGACGAGCTTCCATTCAGATACATTTCAGCCGACCGCTAAGTCCTGGTTCTTTCTATATGATGTGGCTCTGGAAGATGGGCCGTTCAACTATATCGCCGGGTCGCACAGGCTGACGCCCGAGCGAGCTGCCTGGGAGCAGGAGCAAAGTGTTCAAGCTGCGGACGCGCGGAACAAGCTTCATGCCCGTGGGTCCTTCCGTCTTACAGCCGAAGAGGCGAAGCAGATGGGGTTTGGTGACCCGGTTGCTTTCAATGTTCCAGGCAACTCCCTGGTCGTCGCGGATACGCACGGGTTTCATGCGCGCGGCAAGAGTGAGCGTCCTTCGGTGCGTGTGGGAATCTATGGTTCCCTGCGCCGCAATCCATTCCTGCCTCTAACCGGTCTCGACCCGCTCTCGTTGCCCGGTATCAAGGGTCGCCAGGCTCAGATCCACATGAAGGAACTGCAGTTGAAGGCAAGATGGAGGGGCGTGAAAGGCTCGCACAGATATGCCGGCAAGATTTCGATCACGGAGCCGTCTCCGTTCTGA
- a CDS encoding chloride channel protein encodes MRVIFDTVRHLPQILSSWIMPNLRLFRTSRLPIVWLLALGIGSLVAAAAIAFRSAIGLLQWPWLGTTSERIIDAAASQPWWVILLTPALGGLIVGWLLQSYQPKQRAGGVADVIEARALGGRGLPLRAGLTSALITVISLGFGASAGREGPVVHLGATLGTAVCRAFSLPDSARRMLLACGVASAVSASFNAPIAGVLFAHEVVLGHYAVSAFVPIVLASAVGAVLSRLWFGESASFIIPTYDITSYLEIPAFALLGLTCAAVAILFQFALIGSDWTARNISMPLWLRPVVGGLAVGAIAIVFPQVLGVGYEATDMALKHQLPITVMLALLVAKTAATAITLASRFGGGIFSPSLYLGAMTGGAFGLIAASAFPEMASSHGLYAILGMGGVAAAVLGAPVSTTMIVFELTGGYGLSIALLIVVSISAGLTQAIHGKSYFHWQLGMRGVCLHEGSHTYLSESVKVRDFMDAPPEDEEERTFNPGTDGTYLHAGNSLENALKAFDESGKISLPVVESGDATRVVGIARHVRALRYFNSALIKESEEAHR; translated from the coding sequence GCGGCCATTGCTTTCCGCTCGGCCATCGGCCTGTTGCAATGGCCTTGGCTCGGCACAACCTCCGAGCGGATCATCGATGCCGCCGCCAGCCAGCCGTGGTGGGTCATCCTGCTAACACCAGCGCTTGGCGGCCTGATCGTAGGCTGGCTGCTTCAGAGCTATCAACCAAAGCAACGCGCAGGCGGGGTTGCCGATGTGATCGAGGCGCGAGCGCTGGGTGGCCGCGGCCTACCCCTTCGCGCTGGCCTGACGTCGGCGCTGATCACAGTGATATCTCTCGGATTCGGGGCGAGCGCAGGCCGCGAAGGGCCTGTCGTCCACCTGGGCGCCACTCTGGGAACAGCCGTCTGCCGGGCGTTTTCACTGCCTGATTCGGCCAGGCGCATGTTGCTGGCCTGCGGTGTCGCCAGCGCCGTCTCTGCGTCCTTCAACGCACCGATTGCCGGCGTTCTCTTCGCCCATGAGGTGGTGCTCGGCCACTATGCCGTGTCCGCCTTCGTTCCGATTGTGCTGGCTTCGGCCGTCGGAGCCGTCCTTTCCCGCCTTTGGTTCGGGGAATCGGCCTCCTTCATCATTCCGACCTACGACATCACCTCGTATCTCGAGATTCCCGCCTTTGCGCTGCTCGGCCTGACCTGTGCGGCCGTCGCGATCCTGTTCCAGTTTGCGCTGATCGGAAGCGACTGGACCGCACGCAACATCTCAATGCCTCTCTGGCTGCGTCCCGTCGTCGGCGGCCTCGCGGTCGGAGCGATCGCAATCGTTTTCCCTCAGGTACTCGGCGTTGGCTATGAAGCAACGGATATGGCGTTGAAGCATCAGCTGCCAATCACAGTGATGCTGGCGCTTCTGGTCGCAAAAACCGCAGCCACCGCAATCACATTGGCCTCGCGCTTCGGCGGCGGGATCTTCTCGCCGTCGCTCTATCTGGGTGCAATGACCGGCGGCGCTTTCGGCCTGATCGCTGCGTCTGCCTTCCCGGAGATGGCCTCCAGCCATGGCCTTTACGCCATCCTTGGCATGGGCGGCGTTGCCGCCGCGGTTCTTGGCGCTCCAGTGTCCACCACCATGATCGTTTTCGAATTGACGGGCGGCTATGGCCTCTCTATCGCGCTCCTGATCGTGGTCTCCATTTCCGCTGGCCTGACCCAGGCTATTCACGGAAAGTCCTATTTCCACTGGCAACTGGGCATGCGTGGGGTCTGCCTGCACGAGGGTAGCCACACCTATCTGAGCGAAAGCGTGAAAGTCCGAGACTTCATGGACGCTCCGCCGGAAGATGAAGAAGAACGAACGTTCAACCCCGGCACCGACGGCACCTACCTGCACGCCGGCAATTCACTTGAAAACGCCCTGAAGGCTTTTGACGAAAGCGGCAAGATCAGCTTGCCGGTGGTTGAGAGCGGTGACGCGACCAGGGTTGTCGGCATAGCCCGCCATGTCCGCGCCCTGCGCTACTTCAACTCGGCTCTGATCAAGGAAAGCGAAGAAGCCCACCGTTGA